The genomic stretch TCAGTCGAAAAGAGATGTCACGCTACGAACAATAAGGAATGTAGGTGATGTGGTTACCATGCCTGGGGTTGCCGTTAAGCAGAAGAGTGAAGTGGTAACGCCTAAGAATGTAAAAGACGATAACAAGAAAAAGCAAAAAAAATAAGTTATTGGAGACGAACATAAAAAATCCCGCCTAAGCGGGATTTTTTTTAAACCTTAATACTCTTCTTCGTTGAAGAAAAAGTCATCTTTGCTGGGGTAATCCGGCCAAATGTCTTCGATGCTTTCGTATATCTCACCCTCATCCTCAACTTCTTCGAGGTTTTCAATGACCTCCATAGGTGCTCCAGAACGAACTGCATAGTCAATAAGCTCCTCCTTTGTTGCAGGCCAAGGAGCATCTTCAAGCTTTGATGCCAATTCTAGTGTCCAATACATAGCGCTCT from Williamwhitmania taraxaci encodes the following:
- a CDS encoding DUF2795 domain-containing protein; translation: MYWTLELASKLEDAPWPATKEELIDYAVRSGAPMEVIENLEEVEDEGEIYESIEDIWPDYPSKDDFFFNEEEY